One Phoenix dactylifera cultivar Barhee BC4 chromosome 14, palm_55x_up_171113_PBpolish2nd_filt_p, whole genome shotgun sequence DNA window includes the following coding sequences:
- the LOC103702934 gene encoding ankyrin-2 produces the protein MVDVNYSGAVCLKWRRAEVALREEVPNEVRVEYEELRTDVSALFLAAHSGHLPLVRKLLGAGADVNQRLFRGYAMTAAAREGRVEVVELLLKAGASQPACEEAVVEACSHGRARLAELLMAADLVRPHVAVHALVSAAARGFVDVVDTLIKCGVDPNATDRMLLRSLKPSLHINVNCTALVAAIVSRQVAAVRRLLQAGVRKDATVRLGAWSWDTATGEEFRVGAGLAEPYSVAWCAVEYFESTGTILRMLLRHYSPSTVHLGRALLHHAILCANPRAVHILLAYRGVDRELPVRTSRNNEFRPIHMAARLGQPSVLQVLIQKRCDLDSRTESGETALMLCARYKRDECLKVLVSAGADLGLVSSSGASAASVAAANRWGIGFQHAVLDVMRSGKVPRSSDSSVFSPLIFAARFGDAEALEALLMQPEVEIDEQDENGFSAVMVAAKEGYVDAFRFLVFAGANVELRNRAGETAIKLSQSNSNSDLLEQVMLEFALEKGGAGGFCALHYAARRGDLAAVRLLTARGCDVGVPDGDGYTPLMLAAREGHGAVCEFLIASGARCNKKTHRGETALSLARMNAKLFGKEAEDVILDEMARVLVLEGRCVKKHTKGGRGSPHGKVLRMVGAAGVLRWGKSRCRNVVCREAEVGGSSAFQRKRGAKKDAFEPGLFRVVTTKEREVHFVCEGGKEMAELWVRGIRLITRAAFGKGEK, from the exons ATGGTGGACGTGAACTACTCCGGAGCTGTGTGCCTCAAGTGGCGGCGGGCGGAGGTGGCGCTCCGGGAGGAGGTCCCCAACGAAGTTCGCGTCGAGTACGAGGAGCTCCGCACCGACGTCTCCGCCCTCTTCCTCGCCGCCCACTCCGGCCACCTCCCCCTCGTCCGCAAGCTCCTG GGGGCGGGAGCGGACGTGAACCAAAGGCTGTTCAGGGGGTACGCGATGACCGCGGCGGCGAGGGAGGGGCGGGTGGAGGTGGTAGAGCTGCTGCTGAAGGCCGGGGCCTCGCAGCCGGCGTGCGAGGAGGCGGTTGTGGAGGCGTGCTCCCACGGGCGTGCAAGGCTGGCGGAGCTACTCATGGCCGCCGACCTCGTCCGCCCACATGTCGCCGTGCATGCGCTCGTCTCTGCTGCTGCCCGGGGGTTCGTCGACGTCGTTGACACCCTCATCAAG TGTGGGGTTGATCCAAATGCAACCGACCGCATGCTACTCCGCTCATTGAAGCCATCACTGCATATCAACGTCAACTGTACGGCTCTCGTCGCCGCCATCGTCAGTCGGCAAGTCGCTGCCGTCCGACGATTACTTCAG GCCGGAGTGAGGAAGGACGCTACGGTGAGGTTGGGTGCATGGTCATGGGACACTGCCACTGGAGAGGAGTTCCGGGTGGGAGCCGGGCTTGCCGAGCCCTACAGCGTTGCCTGGTGCGCCGTCGAGTACTTCGAGTCTACCGGAACTATACTGCGGATGCTCCTCCGGCACTACTCCCCCAGCACCGTGCACTTGGGCCGGGCCCTTCTCCATCATGCCATCCTTTGTGCCAATCCGCGTGCCGTCCACATCCTCTTAGCATATCGTGGAGTCGACCGTGAGCTCCCCGTGAGAACCAGCAGGAACAATGAGTTCCGGCCGATCCACATGGCCGCCCGGCTTGGCCAGCCTTCAGTCCTGCAAGTCTTGATCCAGAAGAGGTGCGACCTCGATTCCAGAACAGAGTCCGGGGAGACTGCGTTGATGCTATGCGCGCGGTACAAGCGTGATGAATGCCTTAAAGTTCTTGTATCGGCTGGTGCCGATCTCGGCCTGGTTAGCTCCTCTGGCGCTTCGGCTGCATCGGTTGCCGCTGCAAACCGGTGGGGCATCGGCTTCCAACATGCCGTCCTCGATGTTATGAGGTCAGGGAAGGTTCCTCGATCGAGTGATTCATCCGTCTTCTCTCCGTTAATCTTTGCGGCACGCTTCGGCGATGCCGAAGCTTTGGAGGCACTGCTGATGCAACCAGAGGTTGAGATTGACGAGCAAGATGAGAATGGCTTCTCGGCTGTTATGGTTGCGGCTAAGGAAGGCTACGTCGACGCCTTCCGCTTCCTGGTCTTCGCCGGTGCCAATGTGGAGCTAAGAAATAGAGCAGGGGAGACGGCGATCAAGCTTTCTCAGTCGAACAGCAATTCGGATCTTTTGGAGCAGGTGATGCTGGAGTTCGCTCTCGAGAAGGGCGGTGCGGGGGGGTTCTGCGCTCTGCACTACGCGGCTCGACGTGGAGACTTGGCTGCGGTGCGGCTTTTGACGGCGAGGGGCTGCGACGTCGGCGTGCCTGACGGCGATGGGTACACGCCGCTGATGCTGGCGGCGAGGGAAGGCCATGGAGCAGTGTGTGAGTTCTTGATTGCTTCCGGTGCCAGGTGCAATAAAAAGACTCACCGGGGCGAGACCGCGCTTTCACTGGCGAGGATGAATGCTAAATTATTTGGCAAGGAGGCGGAAGATGTGATATTGGATGAGATGGCGAGGGTGTTGGTCTTGGAAGGGAGGTGTGTGAAGAAGCACACGAAGGGCGGCCGGGGATCGCCGCATGGGAAGGTGCTGAGGATGGTGGGGGCCGCAGGGGTGCTGCGGTGGGGCAAGTCGAGGTGCAGGAATGTGGTGTGCAGGGAGGCTGAGGTGGGGGGGAGCTCGGCGTTTCAGAGGAAGCGGGGAGCAAAGAAGGATGCTTTTGAGCCTGGGCTGTTCAGGGTGGTGACCACCAAGGAGAGGGAGGTGCATTTCGTGTGCGAGGGTGGGAAGGAGATGGCTGAGCTCTGGGTGAGGGGGATTAGGCTGATCACAAGGGCAGCATTTGGAAAGGGAGAGAAGTAG